Proteins encoded in a region of the Lepidochelys kempii isolate rLepKem1 chromosome 24, rLepKem1.hap2, whole genome shotgun sequence genome:
- the APH1A gene encoding gamma-secretase subunit APH-1A isoform X2, whose product MATWLQPYLHLSHVICVPTVQAGAFFWLVSLLLASLIWFISVQLSDREDSRLQYGLLVFGAAVSVLLQEAFRFAYFKLLKKADEGLATLSEDGQSPISLKQMAYVSGLSFGIISGVFSVINILADSIGPGIVGIHGDSPYYFITSAFLTMAVVFLHTFWGVIFFDACERRRYWSLALVVASHLITSGLTFLNPWYQASLVPIYIITISMGVWAFFTAGGSLHNVLTCLSCKQEEENRVMLYSALQVPVED is encoded by the exons ATGGCCACATGGCTGCAACCTTATCTGCACCTTAGCCATGTAATCTGTGTACCAACCGTACAGGCTGG GGCGTTTTTCTGGCTAGTTTCCCTGCTGCTGGCCTCTTTGATCTGGTTCATTTCAGTGCAGCTCAGCGATCGGGAGGACTCCAGGCTGCAGTATGGCCTCCTCGTTTTTGGGGCCGCGGTTTCGGTGCTGCTGCAGGAGGCGTTTCGATTTGCCTACTTCAAGCTACTCAA GAAAGCCGACGAAGGCTTGGCGACGCTCAGTGAGGATGGGCAGTCTCCCATCTCCCTCAAGCAGATGGCCTATG TGTCGGGGCTGTCCTTCGGGATCATCAGTGGGGTCTTCTCGGTCATTAACATCCTGGCGGACTCCATAGGGCCAGGCATCGTAGGGATCCATGGGGATTCGCCTTATTACTTCATCACGTCAG CATTCCTGACCATGGCCGTCGTCTTCCTACACACGTTCTGGGGGGTGATCTTCTTTGACGCCTGCGAGAGGCGGCGGTATTGGTCCCTGGCGCTGGTGGTGGCCAGTCACCTCATCACGTCTGGGTTG ACGTTCCTGAATCCCTGGTACCAGGCCAGCCTCGTCCCCATTTACATCATCACCATCTCCATGGGCGTCTGGGCCTTCTTCACGGCTGGAGGCTCCTTGCACAACGTCCTCACCTGCCTCTCCT GTAAACAGGAGGAAGAGAACCGAGTGATGCTGTACTCTGCGCTGCAGGTCCCCGTCGAGGACTGA